A genomic segment from Sander vitreus isolate 19-12246 chromosome 3, sanVit1, whole genome shotgun sequence encodes:
- the LOC144513372 gene encoding uncharacterized protein LOC144513372 gives MMLGGNAYSRVCVGVYLNEDPENLVREYTAEDEGLNQGAIEETTLGICVVKHTDATDRPEDIGIVLEGQVVLHDLDNVALAAAMLFGLMYALNYPPELKYSFKVLQKVVMELDGNMLSKKAQALKNRLHQ, from the exons atgatgttgggCGGGAATGCATATTcaagggtgtgtgtgggtgtgtaccTCAACGAGGACCCGGAAAATCTAGTGAGAGAATACACA GCAGAAGACGAAGGCCTGAACCAAGGAGCCATTGAGGAGACCACGCTGGGAATATGCGTTGTGAAACACACAGATGCCACTGATAGACCAGAGGACATTGGGATTGTCCTGGAGGGCCAGGTGGTACTGCATGATCTGGACAACGTTGCCTTAGCTGCTGCCATGTTGTTTGGCCTAATGTATGCCTTGAACTATCCTCCTGAACTTAAGTACTCGTTCAAAGTGCTCCAGAAGGTTGTGATGGAGCTGGACGGCAACATGCTGTCAAAGAAAGCCCAGGCTCTCAAAAACCGACTCCATCAGTGA